The Daucus carota subsp. sativus chromosome 9, DH1 v3.0, whole genome shotgun sequence genome window below encodes:
- the LOC108201136 gene encoding F-box protein CPR1-like: MKEIKGNSSNSVRDEEIPVDILLTEVFVRLPAQSVVSCMCFCKRWYNSIRKTSFTDFYLNECKLYADRYLICSGEDSFGLVSCKSLSVISNYPYPSKKFSDSAVQIVGSANGLLCLFSFDLSYEPIYLMNPSIRKYKVIDSSAIVHRTIGIDTRVMLGFGYHEKSKDYKIVRFLERQQVHSRHLGEADVEIYSLCSDAWKEIQVQYFPWIVRDEALSIMCNDNLHWIAHNCDRDDPVILSFNIEKYVLDEVKLPDLTVHTDSTLTVTAVVLKECLCSFGYVLPVGSGEEITRCYLWIMKDYGVAESWTMLYEIDCQVKIRRCFSSTRDDRLILEDVHENILLYKTETRSFDHLNIPQKPFLVKIVPYMESLILIDQENEILKVQSPGREHIREVISEDEDSDDLEQFSEDYSNEDEASEEDYYEISDGEVLNRALKEGDKSDQRGEKDKQLSERPSDNSNDCLVGEEGSSDCFPKPEDKTSCSTGATGSFGM, translated from the exons ATGAAAGAGATCAAAGGAAACTCCTCAAATTCAGTCCGAGATGAAGAAATTCCAGTGGATATCTTGCTCACTGAAGTATTTGTTCGACTGCCAGCTCAATCGGTTGTTAGTTGCATGTGTTTTTGCAAGCGCTGGTACAATTCTATTAGAAAGACTAGTTTCACTGATTTCTATTTGAATGAATGCAAATTATATGCTGATCGTTACCTGATCTGTAGTGGGGAAGATTCTTTTGGCTTAGTTTCGTGCAAATCATTAAGTGTGATTTCCAATTATCCTTACCCGTCTAAAAAGTTTTCTGATTCAGCCGTGCAAATTGTTGGCTCGGCTAATGGTTTGTTGTGCTTGTTTTCCTTTGATCTGTCATATGAACCAATTTATCTGATGAACCCATCTATCAGGAAATATAAGGTTATTGATTCTTCAGCTATTGTCCACCGGACAATTGGAATTGACACTAGAGTGATGCTTGGATTCGGGTATCACGAAAAAAGTAAGGATTATAAGATTGTCAGGTTTCTGGAGCGACAACAGGTCCATAGCAGGCACCTTGGAGAGGCCGATGTTGAGATTTACTCCTTGTGCAGTGATGCTTGGAAAGAGATTCAAGTACAATATTTCCCTTGGATTGTACGAGATGAGGCGTTATCAATAATGTGCAATGATAATCTTCACTGGATTGCACATAATTGTGATCGCGATGATCcggtcatcttgtcattcaacATTGAAAAGTATGTATTGGACGAGGTGAAATTGCCTGATCTTACGGTTCatacagattctactctaactgtGACAGCAGTTGTTCTGAAGGAATGTCTTTGTTCATTTGGGTACGTCCTTCCTGTGGGGTCAGGTGAAGAAATTACTAGATGCTACTTATGGATTATGAAGGATTACGGAGTGGCTGAGTCATGGACAATGTTATATGAGATCGATTGTCAAGTAAAAATTCGAAGGTGCTTTAGCTCTACAAGGGATGACCGACTAATCTTGGAAGACGTCCATGAAAATATTCTTTTGTACAAGACTGAGACCAGAAGCTTTGACCATCTGAACATCCCTCAGAAACCGTTTTTGGTAAAGATTGTTCCCTACATGGAGAGTCTCATTTTAATTGATCAGGAAAATGAAATCCTGAAAGTCCAATCTCCTGGGAGAGAACATATTCGTGAGGTTATTTCAGAAGATGAAGATAGTGACGATCTAGAACAGTTCTCAGAAGATTATTCTAATGAAGATGAAGCATCTGAAGAAGATTATTATGAAATCTCTGATGGAGAA GTTCTCAATCGCGCTCTCAAAGAGGGAGATAAAAGTGATCAGAGAGGTGAAAAGGATAAACAGTTGTCCGAAAGACCTTCTGATAACAGTAATGATTGTTTAGTGGGTGAAGAAGGCAGTTCTGACTGTTTCCCAAAGCCTGAGGACAAGACCAGTTGCAGTACCGGAGCAACAG GTTCTTTTGGCATGTAA